A single window of Culicoides brevitarsis isolate CSIRO-B50_1 chromosome 3, AGI_CSIRO_Cbre_v1, whole genome shotgun sequence DNA harbors:
- the LOC134836108 gene encoding uncharacterized protein LOC134836108, with translation MARHVVTIVCFVCVIYTAGAQIKPEWEKPDAWSRHRSAVLAREAKENALETQNSIAVIASKSCAEDLQSQQELSTIFYKRLAQLLFKEKKFKETELGFVTRSIEIKLEKDRLHLINSLIDGDDDGQLTELDDQIIRVLQESEGGFAATVKDEILTVFEIIFQYLRDKNVQAFLYSVFFFILLPLLFKRFGWNMAISIIFILLFVGFVVQYMECNKQKEGEQIIRFKKIKDPSKTPCEGVDLSEDTWFEYLVTWFGFSGKQGDCIKYIRETAKLDLDVCLPDEVLIQYFCETLSNIVLRLFGSIIDRFHETTKNYSIPGRIFAFAIFLSMMIICAYFFFGMTIPNILIHGLREIFSGRRRNSDANERHSIKNQEKSSSKEDHLKELIKVTKLLAEQNQIQTRNALEGRYRKPLRRKRITENRIEDLTDEEETDGPKELKEKNEEEEISVSESNFEDTSDNVEELKAETTIIKKTKVQ, from the exons ATGGCAAGACATGTCGTTACAATAGTGTGTTTCGTCTGTGTGATATATACTGCAGGAGCCCAGATTAAGCCAGAATGGGAGAAGCCGGATGCCTGGAGTCGACATAGGTCTGCAGTATTAGCCAGAGAAGCGAAGGAAAATGCCTTGGAAACACAAAATTCGATCGCCGTAATTGCGTCCAAAAGTTGTGCCGAAGATTTACAATCACAACAGGAACTAAGTACAATATTTTACAAACGTCTCGCACAATTGTTAtttaaggagaaaaaattcaag GAAACCGAACTTGGTTTTGTCACACGTTCCATCGAAATAAAGTTGGAAAAGGATCGTTTGCACTTGATTAATTCTCTAATTGATGGCGACGATGATGGCCAACTTACGGAATTGGATGATCAAATAATCAGAGTATTGCAGGAATCTGAAGGCGGATTTGCAGCAACAGTCAAAGACGAAATTTTGActgtttttgaaataatttttcaatatttacgcGATAAAAAT GTGCAAGCCTTCTTATATtcagttttcttttttattttattgccacTGTTATTCAAACGTTTCGGCTGGAATATGGCGATCTcgattattttcatattactTTTTGTCGGCTTTGTTGTTCAGTACATGGAATGCAACAAACAGAAGGAAGGTGAGCAAATAATaagatttaagaaaataaaagatcCCAGCAAGACGCCGTGCGAAGGAGTGGATTTGAGCGAAGACACTTGGTTTGAGTACTTGGTTACTTGGTTTGGTTTTTCGGGAAAACAAGGGGATTGCATCAAATACATAAGAGAAACAGCCAAATTGGATCTGGATGTTTGTCTTCCGGACGAAGTTTTGATTCAATACTTTTGCGAGACGCTTTCAAATATTGTGCTACGTTTATTCGGTAGCATAATAGACAGATTTCATGAGACAACAAAGAACTACAGTATCCCTGGACGAATATTTGCCTTTGCTATATTCCTGTCGATGATGATAATATGTGCCTATTTCTTCTTCGGAATGACGATACCGAATATCTTAATTCATggtttaagagaaattttcagTGGAAGACGAAGAAACAGCGATGCCAATGAAAGGCAtagtataaaaaatcaagaaaaatcctCGTCGAAAGAAGATCACCTAAAGGAATTAATAAAGGTTACAAAACTCTTGGCCGAACAAAATCAAATACAAACAAGAAATGCATTAGAAGGTCGCTATCGTAAACCATTGCGAAGAAAACGAATAACAGAAAATCGTATTGAAGATTTGACCGATGAGGAGGAAACTGATGGTCCAAAAgagttaaaagaaaaaaatgaagaagaagaaattagTGTCAGTGAAAGTAATTTTGAAGACACGTCTGATAACGTTGAAGAGCTAAAAGCCGAAACgacaatcataaaaaaaaccaaagttcaataa
- the LOC134833794 gene encoding UDP-glycosyltransferase UGT5-like has translation MTQILGHFISFMLIISTIDRITCYNILGIFIHPGKSHFDMFYPLMRGLAEKGHNVTVISHFPDKNPVPGYTDVVLEGLSDISLNNGVDLEWFKDQRPLSHYTEIFFLYSWGINSCEKALTSRSLQKFMKQYREKFDLIILEQFNTDCPVGIASKFQAPFISLSSCAMMTWHYERTGTPLIPSYMPIVFSDHSENMNFIQRAKNWFVIHSHNLIYKWVFNPKANDLLEKHLGPGIPDVAELVKKTSLMMVNQHYSLSAPKPLPPGVLEVGGIHISEQKTLSPDLQNLLDTAEHGVIIISWGSMVKADSMPDDKRDAFLSALSQFKERIIWKWENDSLPNKPDNVYIRPWLPQRDILCHPKVRVFMSHGGLLGSSETAYCGVPAVVTPMYGDQFMNAAAIVHRGMGVLLPFPQMTTENIVSALKQALSPEMAQNAKKVSFSFKNRLTTPLETAIWWAEHVAATGGGPLLHSRAIDLPWYVYHSLDVWALVVSILILTIFMWVRIIKRLCKAKKSEKEKYQ, from the exons atgacacagaTTCTGGGgcattttataagttttatgTTGATTATTTCAACAATAGATCGGATAACATGCTACAACATCTTAGGAATTTTTATACATCCAGGAAAAAGCCATTTTGACATGTTCTATCCGTTAATGCGGGGACTCGCAGAAAAGGGACACAACGTTACAGTCATATCACATTTTCCCGATAAAAATCCAGTTCCAGGCTATACAGATGTCGTTCTCGAAGGACTTTCAGATATTTCTTTGAATAATGGAGTTGATCTGGAA TGGTTCAAGGATCAAAGACCATTGTCTCATTAtacggaaatattttttttgtactcatGGGGTATAAATTCCTGCGAAAAAGCTCTAACATCGCGCTCTttgcaaaaattcatgaagCAGTACCGCGAAAAGTTCGACCTTATTATTCTGGAGCAATTCAATACAGATTGCCCTGTTGGCATAGCCTCAAAATTTCAGGCGCCTTTCATTTCTTTATCCTCGTGTGCAATGATGACCTGGCATTATGAAAGAACTGGGACACCACTCATACCTTCTTACATGCCCATAGTGTTTTCGGACCATtcagaaaatatgaattttattcaaagagCTAAAAACTGGTTTGTCATCCACAGCCATAACTTAATATATAAATGGGTTTTTAACCCGAAAGCCAATGATCTTCTTGAAAAACACTTGGGTCCAGGGATTCCCGATGTTGCGGAACTAGTTAAGAAAACTAGCCTAATGATGGTGAATCAACATTATTCACTAAGTGCACCAAAACCGCTCCCTCCAGGCGTTCTCGAAGTTGGTGGTATTCATATTTCAGAACAGAAAACATTGAGTCCAGATTTACAAAACCTGCTAGACACTGCAGAACACGGAGTAATAATTATTAGTTGGGGAAGTATGGTTAAAGCTGACTCCATGCCAGATGATAAACGGGATGCTTTTCTCTCAGCACTAAGCCAATTTAAGGAACGAATAATATGGAAGTGGGAAAATGATTCATTGCCTAATAAACCAGACAATGTTTATATAAGGCCTTGGCTACCACAGAGAGACATTTTATGCCACCCTAAAGTACGTGTCTTTATGAGTCATGGTGGATTGTTGGGTAGCTCAGAAACCGCGTATTGTGgg gtacCTGCAGTAGTAACGCCAATGTACGGTGATCAATTTATGAATGCTGCTGCGATTGTCCATAGAGGCATGGGTGTTTTGCTGCCTTTTCCACAAATGACTACGGAAAATATTGTGAGCGCCTTAAAACAAGCGCTATCACCAGA aatggcccaaaatgctaaaaaagtatctttttcattcaaaaatcgtCTAACAACACCATTGGAAACTGCAATTTGGTGGGCTGAACATGTGGCGGCAACGGGAGGTGGCCCACTCCTCCATTCTCGAGCCATCGATTTGCCATGGTACGTTTATCATTCGCTTGATGTTTGGGCACTTGTAGTTTCTATCCTGATCCTGACCATCTTTATGTGGGTTCGAATTATTAAACGACTTTGCAAAGCCAAAAAGAGTGAGAAAGAGAAATATCAGTAG
- the LOC134835027 gene encoding tudor domain-containing protein 7-like: protein MSLSASQRDAIEILAGLCTSCKEAPTLTQLLRDYTEMEGKQLDYTGFRSITDFLQASNRFYVFNRNGMWIVNAKLTAESAHIALLVGKQKSTKSKAKSRSMGLPARDGLFYHAAAPRKRYNPTYRYAQGKTSGPFQNAPRNIQPAGTVFPNNTRTVSKKSLGLTITSGRGDFGRTVQRQFLNTAPLPSQLAKVIHPGVQNTAPIQHATSKFEFPPKKAMNAVPAQREKVTVPPNRSKVSVSNVSQKPLPKIIVVQQPPSIPFSNIQSTKSSEHSAQLKAPIEKLSNEIPQEKELATVLAICRPVSPYENAKESKETQENENASFKINKPLLEKSLDPNGSNKRVVRHVSSAKTDLLVSKYSVQERLGKIKLSMPEETYTPVPPVVADKEVAIEENTTATIVPLEWWDTGDLNNEERLQEYCVIKRLPPPEFKYFTVKNGKYKRYQCRCTINGLTYTTYPDDFDSKEKSREVCAAHAVVDIKNQEQLSQFPEYQGEPYDIASKIYDIVSNSRSGVFLKEIPNIFREKYNFSIPPNFVQIMTVEFSSWFVFENHLTLQQQIIYPGQRSLVSMELSSAASDITDVSILPPKITMPWNEKNWNVLVTFPEKPTSVWVNLLGPDYFDALVELRIKMNEILELEEPENIVIGECYIAVLHKMRERVRVIKKDSEANKYLMHFIDTGEHDVLDVSVLYECKAEFLELPPQAFSISLREVSLFDNVDEVYNWISEIYDKVLVAEVHTSQNQYRNNGNVIEVTLYDTSTDIDVNVNDKLFGSIAEKFVVPTKLHSKGCNVVTITTILDSGLVVCYLKVNGYIDFIKEEIRRIVANNEHLEKHIGQVNHNDPDEVYLVWNRATHTYVRAKVISSTNAFDSKDVVVHLIDYGTFLSVDKHSEIFQIKSFSKCLTILPPQAIKMKLHDVENTGNAHVVSLIRGYLKPDTVLLVKVIEENIEPSVLIYRRLADNKLHCLNEDIKAQASLSLQND from the exons ATGTCACTAAGTGCATCGCAGAGAGATGCAATTGAAATCCTTGCAGGATTGTGTACCAGTTGCAAAGAAGCTCCGACCTTAACTCAGTTGCTGCGCGATTACACAGAAATGGAAGGCAAACAACTTGACTACACTGGTTTTAGATCGATTACGGACTTCCTCCAAGCTTCGAAtagattttatgtttttaatcgGAACGGTATGTGGATTGTGAATGCCAAATTGACAGCAGAAAGTGCTCACATTGCACTCTTGGTGGGAAAACAAAAATCGACAAAGAGCAAAGCTAAAAGTCGCTCAATGGGACTTCCAGCGAGA GATGGATTATTTTATCATGCAGCTGCACCTCGCAAGAGATACAATCCCACGTATAGATACGCGCAAGGGAAGACGAGCGGACCTTTCCAAAATGCTCCGAGAAATATTCAACCGGCGGGAACCGTTTTTCCAAACAACACTCGTACGGTGTCAAAGAAATCATTAGGTTTGACGATAACATCAGGCAGAGGAGACTTTGGCCGAACTGTTCAAcggcaatttttaaatactgcCCCTTTGCCATCACAACTTGCTAAAGTAATTCACCCAGGGGTTCAAAACACAGCACCAATACAACATGCcacatcaaaatttgaatttccacCGAAGAAAGCAATGAATGCAGTACCTGCGCAACGCGAAAAAGTTACGGTGCCGCCAAATCGGTCCAAAGTCAGTGTATCAAATGTTAGCCAAAAACCTTTACCCAAAATAATAGTAGTACAACAACCACCTTCGATTCCATTTTCCAATATACAATCTACAAAATCTTCTGAACATTCTGCACAATTAAAAGCTCCTATTGAAAAACTATCCAATGAGATCCCACAAGAAAAAGAGCTAGCAACAGTTTTAGCAATATGTCGACCTGTTTCACCGTATGAAAACGCTAAAGAATCAAAAGAAActcaagaaaatgaaaatgcctcatttaaaataaataagccaCTTCTGGAAAAATCGCTGGATCCAAATGGATCGAATAAAAGGGTAGTTCGACATGTATCGTCAGCCAAAACGGATTTGTTAGTCTCAAAGTATTCCGTTCAAGAAAGACTcggcaaaattaaattgtctaTGCCGGAAGAAACGTATACTCCCGTACCGCCTGTTGTGGCAGATAAAGAAGTTGCAATTGAAGAAAATACTACTGCTACGATTGTACCTCTTGAATGGTGGGACACAGGAGATCTTAATAATGAGGAACGTTTGCAGGAATATTGTGTCATCAAACGACTTCCCCCTCCAGAGTTTAAGTATTTTACggtaaaaaatggaaaatataaGAGATATCAATGTAGATGCACAATTAATGGTTTAACATATACCACATATCCTGATGACTTTGATTCCAAAGAAAAGTCTCGTGAAGTCTGTGCTGCACACGCTGTCGTTGATATCAAAAATCAAGAACAGTTGTCGCAATTCCCCGAATATCAAGGTGAACCATATGATATTGCTTCAAAGATCTATGACATTGTTAGCAACTCCAGATCTGGAgtctttttaaaagaaattccaaacatttttcg cgaaaaatataatttttcaattccacCTAATTTTGTGCAAATCATGACTGTCGAATTTTCAAGTTGGTTTGTATTCGAGAATCATCTGACTTTGCAGCAGCAAATAATCTATCCTGGCCAGCGAAGTCTCGTTTCAATGGAACTATCAAGTGCCGCATCTGATATTACTGATGTGAGCATCCTTCCTCCGAAAATCACAATGCcatggaacgaaaaaaattggaatgtaTTAGTTACTTTTCCCGAAAAACCCACCTCGGTTTGGGTGAATTTACTAGGACCAGACTACTTTGACGCTCTTGTGGAATTGCGAATCaaaatgaacgaaattttagaattagaaGAGCCTGAAAATATCGTGATTGGAGAATGTTACATTGCAGTTTTACATAAAATGCGAGAAAGAGTTCGAGTTATCAAAAAAGATTCCGaagcaaacaaatatttgatgcACTTTATAGATACTGGTGAACATGATGTTTTGGATGTAAGCGTATTGTACGAATGTAAAGCCGAATTTTTAGAACTACCACCTCAAGCGTTCTCAATTTCATTGCGGGAAGTAAGTCTTTTTGATAACGTGGATGAAGTCTACAACTGGATATCAGAAATATATGACAAAGTGCTCGTTGCTGAAGTCCACACATCTCAAAATCAGTACAGGAATAATGGAAATGTTATCGAAGTGACCTTGTATGATACCTCAACTGACATCGATGTGAATGTCAATGATAAACTGTTCGGGAGCATTgcagaaaaatttgttgttccAACGAAACTCCATTCCAAGGGCTGCAACGTTGTCACAATCACAACTATTTTGGATTCTGGGTTGGTCGTATGCTACTTGAAAGTGAATGGCTacattgattttattaagGAAGAAATTCGAAGGATCGTGGCAAATAACGAACATTTGGAAAAACATATTGGTCAAGTGAACCACAATGATCCGGACGAAGTGTACTTAGTGTGGAATAGAGCGACGCACACTTATGTTCGTGCAAAAGTCATAAGCTCTACAAACGCATTCGATTCCAAAGACGTTGTCGTACATTTAATTGACTACGGGACTTTTTTGAGTGTCGATAAGCATTCGGAGATTTTCCAGATTAAATCATTTTCCAAATGCTTGACAATACTTCCACCTCAAGCGATCAAAATGAAACTTCATGATGTAGAGAACACTGGAAATGCACACGTAGTTTCATTGATTCGTGGATACCTGAAACCAGACACCGTATTATTAGTAAAAGtgattgaagaaaatattgagCCATCAGTGTTGATCTACCGTCGTTTGGCAGACAACAAATTGCATTGCCTCAATGAAGACATTAAGGCTCAGGCAAGCCTTAGTCTACAGAATGATTGA